In the Xiamenia xianingshaonis genome, one interval contains:
- a CDS encoding ACP S-malonyltransferase: protein MSATVLMFSGQGSQKPGMGLDLLDVPEVAEAFEAASDVLGFDAAAFLETVDQTTLNDTRHAQPMLACVSMGLGRALVARGLQPKAVLGFSLGQVSALAVSGMLSLEDAMRFVQRRSVAMAQAAEAHPGAMSALLKADPESAAALCAACAEGEVLVPANFNAPGQIVISGASEAVARAEAAWAAAGKRSSRLATSGAFHSPLMAEAAEEVAAFLETVDFAEPAIPLIDNVSAAPLASADARRALVDHLTHPVRFDESVSALIADGATEFVEVGSGNVLVNLVKRIDKGVARTAVTDRASFEAFCARLDAAASSASAPTDNLA, encoded by the coding sequence ATGAGCGCGACGGTCCTGATGTTTTCGGGCCAGGGGTCGCAAAAGCCCGGCATGGGGCTTGACCTTCTGGACGTGCCGGAAGTGGCAGAGGCATTCGAGGCGGCAAGCGACGTGCTGGGCTTTGACGCGGCCGCCTTCTTGGAGACGGTCGACCAGACGACGCTCAACGACACGCGGCACGCCCAACCGATGTTGGCGTGCGTGTCGATGGGGCTGGGACGGGCGCTCGTTGCGCGGGGGCTGCAGCCGAAGGCCGTGCTCGGCTTTTCGCTCGGCCAGGTCAGCGCACTGGCGGTGAGCGGCATGCTGTCGCTGGAAGACGCGATGCGCTTCGTGCAGCGCCGCAGCGTCGCCATGGCCCAGGCGGCCGAGGCGCACCCGGGCGCGATGAGCGCCCTTCTGAAGGCCGACCCGGAAAGCGCGGCGGCGCTGTGTGCGGCGTGCGCAGAAGGCGAAGTGTTGGTTCCGGCTAACTTCAACGCGCCGGGGCAGATCGTCATTTCGGGGGCGTCGGAAGCCGTCGCGCGGGCGGAAGCCGCGTGGGCTGCTGCGGGCAAGCGCAGCTCGCGCCTGGCCACGTCGGGCGCGTTCCATTCGCCGCTCATGGCCGAGGCCGCCGAAGAGGTGGCCGCCTTTTTGGAGACGGTCGACTTCGCCGAGCCGGCCATTCCGCTCATCGACAACGTGAGCGCCGCCCCGCTCGCGTCCGCCGACGCGCGGCGGGCCCTTGTCGACCACCTGACGCACCCGGTGCGCTTCGACGAGAGCGTGAGCGCCCTCATCGCGGACGGCGCGACGGAGTTTGTCGAGGTCGGAAGCGGAAACGTGCTCGTGAACCTCGTGAAGCGCATCGACAAGGGGGTTGCGCGCACGGCCGTGACGGACCGCGCGAGCTTCGAAGCGTTCTGCGCCCGCCTGGACGCGGCGGCCTCCTCCGCTTCGGCCCCCACCGACAACCTTGCCTAG